In Klebsiella quasivariicola, a genomic segment contains:
- the traH gene encoding conjugal transfer pilus assembly protein TraH yields MEDRMRIKLLSLFCGAALGLSFSAAADVNGDMNQFFNKLGFASNTSQPQVWQGQAAGYASGGSLYARTQVKTIQLVSMTLPDINAGCGGIDAYLGSFSFINSEQLQRFGKQIMSNAAGYFFDLALQTTVPEIKTAKDFLQKMASDINSMNLSSCQAAQGIVGGLFPRTQVAQQKVCQDIAGESNIFADWAASRQGCSVGGQMDKVQDKASDKDKERVMKNINIMWDALSKNRLFDGNKELKEFVMTLTGTLIFGENSEITPLPARTTDQDLIKAMMEGGTAKIYHCNDSEKCLKVVADATVTIAADKALKSQISTLLSSIQSKAVMDQALTEQEKGFISSTTIPVFKYLVDPQMLGISNTLIYQLTDYIGYDILLQYIQELIQQARAMVSTGNYPQSTMDLILENLNQASVQIAAFQARVQVQQDAMLVVDRQMSYMRQQVSARMMTRYQNNYHFGGSL; encoded by the coding sequence ATGGAGGACAGGATGCGAATTAAACTTCTGTCACTCTTCTGCGGTGCCGCGCTTGGCCTGTCATTTAGTGCCGCCGCCGACGTGAATGGCGACATGAACCAATTCTTCAATAAGCTTGGCTTTGCGTCCAATACCAGCCAGCCGCAGGTCTGGCAGGGACAGGCGGCGGGTTACGCCTCCGGCGGTTCGCTGTATGCCAGAACGCAGGTGAAAACGATCCAGCTGGTCAGCATGACCCTGCCGGATATTAACGCCGGCTGCGGCGGCATCGATGCGTACCTGGGGTCGTTCTCATTTATCAACAGCGAGCAGCTGCAGCGCTTCGGCAAACAAATTATGTCCAACGCCGCGGGCTACTTCTTTGACCTTGCCCTGCAGACCACGGTTCCGGAGATCAAAACTGCCAAAGACTTCCTGCAGAAGATGGCCAGCGACATCAACAGCATGAACCTCAGCTCCTGCCAGGCCGCTCAGGGCATTGTGGGCGGTCTGTTTCCACGGACCCAGGTGGCGCAGCAAAAGGTCTGCCAGGACATTGCCGGCGAGAGCAACATTTTTGCGGACTGGGCGGCTTCCCGTCAGGGCTGTTCGGTGGGGGGGCAGATGGACAAAGTGCAGGATAAAGCCAGCGATAAGGACAAGGAGCGTGTGATGAAGAACATCAACATTATGTGGGATGCCCTGTCCAAAAACCGGCTCTTTGACGGCAATAAGGAGCTGAAGGAGTTTGTGATGACCCTGACCGGGACGCTGATTTTTGGTGAGAACAGTGAGATCACGCCGCTGCCAGCACGCACCACTGACCAGGACCTGATTAAAGCCATGATGGAGGGCGGCACGGCTAAAATCTACCACTGCAATGATTCAGAGAAGTGCCTGAAGGTGGTGGCAGATGCGACGGTCACCATTGCCGCCGACAAGGCGCTCAAGAGCCAGATTTCGACACTTCTGAGCAGTATTCAGAGCAAGGCGGTAATGGACCAGGCCCTGACGGAGCAGGAGAAGGGCTTTATCTCCAGCACGACCATCCCGGTGTTCAAATATCTTGTCGACCCGCAGATGCTGGGTATCTCAAACACGCTGATTTATCAGCTGACGGACTATATCGGCTACGACATTCTCCTGCAGTACATTCAGGAGCTGATACAGCAGGCTCGTGCGATGGTCTCAACCGGGAATTACCCGCAGTCGACAATGGATTTAATCCTCGAAAACCTGAATCAGGCGAGTGTGCAGATTGCCGCCTTTCAGGCGCGGGTACAGGTCCAGCAGGATGCGATGCTGGTTGTTGACCGGCAGATGAGCTATATGCGCCAGCAGGTCTCCGCCCGCATGATGACCCGCTACCAGAATAACTATCATTTCGGAGGGAGCCTCTGA
- the traG gene encoding conjugal transfer mating-pair stabilization protein TraG, with protein sequence MTPLEIYTIAGGDWLRGNLNAIAAFMGTATWSSIEKMCIAFSVLIVAVSWVKKHNIMDLLGWVFSLTLVSMLVVIRTPVQIIDYSNVAQVYKVDNVPIGLAIPASLSTRVGNALVQSYEMIFSLPDSVTYSKTGMLFGGNLVAKSTDFVSQNPEITTLFSDYVQNCVMGDIFLNGKYTLEELMNSSDPYTLVFSNPSPLRGVFDKNNKFQTCLEASRDLKSALALDSQTGGKTWSYYVRQLFGGKPNPDLLFSQMIGDSYSYFYSSGQSAGQIIRQNVTMNALRNGIQSYASRSGDTASLVNIANTTSLEKQRLAQATMGHQALRSLPMMQTVIMGIMIGMFPIMIMAAMFNMMTLQVLKGYMFALIWLQSWPLLYAILNSAMAYYARQNGVPVVLSELSQVQLKNSDIATTAGYISMMIPPLSWAMIKSMGAGFSSAYSHFASSGLSSTSQASSSVVDGNYSFANMQMENVSGYSWGTNSSTSFGQMSRQLGNGGTETQTGDGTTIWDARSSKLPVDINVSRQLASANQQMARESNVQAQSALHGYNSSVTSAWNSLKQFGTNMGTSASTTSGADNTESSQDSMARSKMWNAVVSNAKANNISNEESFNQLMEDSSKRAQSFDAHVSGKLSSGDQLFGKLGKWGTGLSAEVGAKGSAGWTHNSGDTDSIGSSGRQSHDSRHDTSSQAAKDFKEASDYFTSRKTSTSGNRTDNNASSRVDQFAASLSSAKNSYDQYTSSRTRSHEYSEMASRTESMSGQMNENLTQQFAHFVQQRSPQNAEVILTNTSSPEVAAQREALAREFVKAQVEPKVDGAYQQGRESIGQNMSGVSGGSDRGSVMADYGHNAGNIEAMTRDAGIKDNVGQKVDGMIAQNNQQHQETQQGIERDGNEIRKQNSDLEKHHNTEGNKFENEYNERASVVKSLPGADSPRELEAKAAKIQKDYIDGKR encoded by the coding sequence ATGACGCCACTTGAAATCTACACCATCGCCGGAGGCGACTGGCTGCGGGGTAATCTCAATGCCATCGCGGCGTTCATGGGGACCGCCACCTGGTCGTCTATTGAGAAAATGTGCATCGCGTTTTCGGTGTTGATTGTCGCCGTCAGCTGGGTGAAAAAACACAACATCATGGACCTCCTCGGCTGGGTGTTCTCCCTGACCCTGGTCTCGATGCTGGTCGTCATCCGCACGCCTGTGCAGATAATCGACTACAGCAACGTGGCGCAGGTCTACAAAGTGGATAATGTGCCGATTGGTCTGGCCATCCCGGCGTCGCTGAGTACGCGCGTCGGCAATGCCCTGGTGCAGAGCTACGAGATGATTTTCTCCCTGCCCGACAGTGTCACCTACAGTAAGACCGGCATGCTGTTTGGCGGAAACCTGGTGGCGAAAAGCACGGATTTTGTTTCGCAGAACCCCGAAATCACCACGCTGTTCTCCGACTACGTGCAGAACTGCGTGATGGGTGACATCTTTCTCAATGGCAAATACACCCTTGAAGAGCTGATGAACTCGTCTGACCCGTACACGCTGGTGTTTTCGAATCCCAGCCCGCTGAGAGGGGTATTCGATAAAAACAACAAGTTCCAGACCTGTCTGGAGGCTTCACGTGATTTGAAGTCAGCGTTAGCGCTTGACTCTCAGACCGGCGGGAAAACCTGGAGTTATTATGTACGCCAGTTGTTTGGCGGCAAACCCAATCCGGACCTGCTGTTCAGCCAGATGATTGGCGACAGTTACAGCTACTTCTACAGCTCAGGCCAGAGTGCCGGGCAGATTATCCGCCAGAATGTCACCATGAATGCGCTGCGTAACGGCATCCAGAGCTACGCGTCCCGCAGCGGCGACACAGCAAGCCTGGTGAACATCGCCAACACCACGTCGCTGGAAAAACAACGACTGGCCCAGGCCACGATGGGGCATCAGGCACTGCGCTCACTGCCGATGATGCAGACGGTCATCATGGGCATCATGATTGGGATGTTCCCGATCATGATTATGGCAGCAATGTTCAATATGATGACGTTGCAGGTCCTGAAAGGATACATGTTTGCCCTTATATGGCTGCAGTCCTGGCCACTGCTGTATGCCATCCTGAACAGCGCAATGGCGTATTACGCCAGACAGAACGGTGTGCCGGTGGTGCTGTCTGAACTCTCTCAGGTGCAGCTGAAAAACTCAGATATTGCGACCACCGCCGGGTATATCTCGATGATGATACCGCCGCTCAGCTGGGCGATGATAAAAAGTATGGGGGCAGGGTTCTCCAGTGCTTACAGCCACTTTGCCTCCTCGGGACTCAGTTCGACGTCCCAGGCCTCATCCAGCGTCGTGGACGGCAATTACTCTTTTGCCAATATGCAAATGGAGAACGTCAGCGGCTACAGCTGGGGTACCAACAGTTCGACCAGCTTCGGTCAGATGTCGCGGCAGCTGGGGAACGGTGGCACGGAGACGCAGACCGGGGACGGGACGACTATCTGGGATGCGCGCAGTTCTAAGCTACCGGTTGATATCAATGTCAGCCGGCAACTGGCCAGCGCGAACCAACAGATGGCACGTGAGTCAAATGTGCAGGCACAGAGTGCCCTGCATGGCTATAACAGCAGCGTGACAAGTGCCTGGAACAGCCTGAAGCAGTTTGGCACAAATATGGGTACCAGTGCATCGACGACGAGTGGGGCCGATAATACTGAGTCTTCACAGGATTCAATGGCCAGAAGTAAAATGTGGAATGCGGTTGTTTCTAATGCGAAGGCCAATAACATCAGCAATGAAGAGTCATTCAATCAGTTGATGGAAGATTCTTCCAAAAGAGCTCAGTCATTCGATGCGCACGTATCAGGTAAACTCAGTTCGGGAGATCAGCTATTCGGTAAGCTGGGTAAATGGGGTACTGGACTATCAGCTGAAGTCGGTGCTAAAGGCAGTGCAGGTTGGACTCATAACTCAGGAGATACGGATAGTATCGGATCTTCAGGTAGGCAGTCACATGACAGCCGTCATGATACCAGCAGTCAGGCGGCAAAAGACTTCAAGGAAGCATCGGATTACTTTACCAGCCGTAAAACTAGTACATCGGGTAATAGGACAGATAACAATGCCAGCTCACGCGTTGACCAGTTTGCGGCATCGCTGTCGAGCGCGAAAAACAGCTATGACCAGTACACAAGCAGCCGGACTCGTAGCCATGAATATAGTGAGATGGCATCCCGTACAGAGAGCATGAGCGGCCAGATGAACGAGAACCTGACTCAGCAGTTTGCTCACTTTGTCCAACAGCGTTCTCCGCAGAATGCAGAAGTCATTCTGACCAACACAAGTTCACCAGAAGTCGCTGCGCAACGTGAGGCACTGGCGCGTGAATTCGTCAAAGCGCAGGTTGAACCAAAAGTTGATGGTGCTTATCAACAGGGCCGCGAAAGCATCGGTCAGAACATGTCCGGTGTATCAGGTGGTAGTGACCGTGGTTCGGTAATGGCCGACTACGGACATAATGCCGGCAATATCGAAGCTATGACACGAGATGCGGGGATTAAGGATAATGTGGGTCAGAAAGTGGATGGGATGATAGCGCAGAATAATCAACAGCATCAAGAAACCCAGCAGGGGATAGAGCGTGATGGCAATGAGATTAGAAAACAGAATTCTGATCTCGAAAAACATCATAATACAGAGGGAAATAAGTTCGAAAATGAATATAATGAAAGAGCCAGCGTAGTGAAATCCTTACCCGGAGCTGACTCACCACGTGAGCTAGAGGCAAAGGCAGCCAAAATTCAAAAGGATTACATTGATGGGAAAAGGTGA